One Rickettsia canadensis str. McKiel genomic window, GGTTGCTGAACTTGAAAACCCTTTCATCTTATTATTTGAGAAAAAATTATCAAATTTACAACCGATGTTACCTATACTTGAAGCTGTAGTGCAATCGCAGCGTCCACTACTAATTATTGCTGAGGATGTTGAAGGTGAAGCTCTTGCAACGCTTGTAGTCAATAGATTACGTGGTGGTTTAAAAGTTGCAGCAGTAAAAGCTCCAGGTTTTGGTGATAGAAGAAAAGCAATGATGGAAGACATCGCTATCTTAACTAAAGGTGAGCTTATTACTGAAGATTTAGGTATGAAGCTTGAAAATGTTAGTATTAAAAGTCTAGGTACTGCAAAAAGAGTAACCATTTCCAAAGAAAATACCGTAATTGTTGACGGTAGTGGTGATAAGAAAAGTATTGAAGATAGAGTGTTGCAAATTAAATCTCAAATAGCTGAAACTACTTCTGATTATGATAAAGAAAAACTACAAGAGCGTTTAGCTAAACTTTCCGGTGGTGTTGCTGTATTAAAGGTGGGTGGTGCTACGGAAGTTGAAGTGAAAGAGCGTAAAGACCGTGTTGAAGATGCACTTGCTGCTACAAGAGCTGCAGTTGAGGAAGGTGTTGTTGCTGGCGGTGGTGTAACATTACTTCATACGTCACAAATTTTAACAAAGCTTAAAGTAGAGAATAAGGATCAACAAGCAGGTATTGAAATAGTAATAGAAGCTTTAAAGGATCCGCTAAAACAGATTGTTGAAAATGCTGGTGAAAACGGTGGTGTAGTAGTTGGTAAATTACTAGAACATAAGGATAAAAATTTTGGCTTTAATGCTCAAGATATGCAATATGTCGATATGATTCAAGCAGGAATTATTGACCCTGCTAAAGTAGTACGTACTGCTCTACAAGATGCGGCTTCCGTTGCTTCGTTAATTATTACCACAGAAACTTTGATTGTTGATGAACCTTCGAAGGAAGAGCCAATGCCAATGCGTGGTAGCGGTATGGGAGGCATGGGCGGTATGGACTTCTAAGTCTATATTAAGATAAGTTATGCGATAAGTCTAAATAAAAACTGGTCTTGTTGCATGGATTGATGTCATCCTCTCGAATGCGTGTATTGAAACACACTCTAGGTCATACCGTGGTCTCAAGTCGCGGTATGACAGTAAAAAAACTGATTTATGCAACAAGAATAAAAGTTGTACAAATGGGTTTTACAGTGATTTTTTGCTTGATTTAAAAATAAATTCTTTGATAAAACTCTTCCACAAAAAATAAAATATAATAATTTTTCTAAAAACAAATCAATTAGAAATGTTAACATAATAAATTTATTGCTTTATTTGGTGTTTAGTTATTTGTAAAGTATAACTATTAACTGAATTAGTATAAATTAAGGAGGTGGTTTTGCTCCAAAGGGTTATTAAACATTTGAATCATAATTTATCTAAACATGACATTACTGCTCAAATAACAGGTAGGATCAAACATCCAATATCAATTTTATATAAATTATATCGTAAGGGTATAAAATTAGAAGAATTAACAGATATTTTTGCAATAAGAATAGTGGTAATAGATGAAGAGAAATGTTATAAAGCTTTAAAAGTAGTTCATAATCTTTATGAGTATGAAAAGGATAAATTCAAAAATTATATTCTTAATCCTAAACCAAACGGCTATCAATCTTTGCATACTATTATTATAACTGAGGATAATTATAAAATAGAGATACAAATACGTGATCATAAGATGCATTATCATGCAGAGAGCGGTGAAGCTGCACATTGGAAATATAAAAATAGTTTTTAGCTTATAACATAAAAGCTGAATAAGCTGAATTTTTATTTTGTATTATTGTGAATGTTTAAAAAGAAATTTCATAAAACGACTTTTTGCAATATTCTTTTTTGTTCTGAAGTGAAAATGTTGCTTGATAAAATTAGTGGAAACATTTAATAGTTGTTATTATTTCTAAATACGCTGCTATTATAAATAAGCAAGAATCTTTCTATAGTCTCTGTTACTTTTTCTAAAGCCTTTTCCGGAGGTTTTTAGCATTTATAGTTTGTAAATTATGAAGGCATTTAAATGCTTTAATAAAGTACGATATCATATTTCTGTTCTTGAATTAATAAATTTAACATTTAACCTGTGCTAATTTTACCATACGTCTTAATTGGCTACGTTCATCTAGTAAATACTATGCGGTACTCATGCATGGCATTGCATCAACCATGGGTTCTTGAATATGAAACAAGTTTAGGCGCTGGAAGACAAACCCTGGACATAGATGGACACACCATCATCACGATGCTTAATTAAGCGTTAAAGCAACTTAATAGTTGTTTATGAGTTAAGTGACCCAAGACTTTGTTGTGTAGATACCCAAGTCGTCATTGTGAGTAGCCAGATTGTACGACAATCGATAAAAATGCTGAAGATTAGTATTTTGTGACTGTATTACTTTGTTGAAACTTACAGTTTCTTTTCGCAATGACGATGAAAAACAGTCCACGCAACAAAGTTTAATTTACTAATTATTTATTATCTACTCAAAGCTTTTATTCCTTCCTTTAAGCCGTCTTTTATAAATGAAATTTTAGCTTGTTTACCGTCTGCAGTTATTAGTTCTACATAATTGTTGTTTGATAAAATTATATCTAGATCATTTTGCGTAATAGTAGCTAGAGCCTGACAGCCATTTACCGTACAATTTACATATTTTCCTGCTGCTATTCGTTTATCACCGCTATTAATAATAGTACCTGCCGGAATTTGAACATTTGATGGGACTATTTCGATTATCTTTAGTTCCTGTTCTTCTTGTTCTTGATTAAAGTATCCTATATGATAAATGGCTAATATTTCCTTTTCTTTATCTTTCTCTAGATTATTAATTTGTTGTGATAAGAAACAAAGTTTTTTTTTCTCATTAAGAGTACAGTTTAAAGTCCAAGCTCCATACTTTTTTGGTGTCGTTGATGCATTGACGTTTTGTATGCTATACAAAACAAAATTACCGGTTATTATAAATAACCCGCTAAAAACAAAAGCAATTTTCTTTACATAATCTTTCATATAATTTTTAACCTCTTTAAAATATTTTCTTTTCCTAAAATTTCTGCAATTTCAAACACGCTCGGTGAAGCTGTCATGCCGGTTATTAAAGCTCTAACCGGTTTCATAAGCTCATTTAGTTTTAAGCCATTATGAGTTGCTATTTCTTTAAATTTATTCTGCACTGATTCCTTATCAAACTGCTTAAGCTTGTTTAAATTTTCTATAACTTGCTTGATTAAATCCTTATCGCAATTTTCAATAATTTCTTTTGCATCTTGCTTGTAGATGATAGGAGAATCGACAAGATAAATTTGAGCAAGCTGTACTAGATCTAGCAACGTTTCACTTCTGACTAACAAACTCCGTATTGCTTGATTTATATAGATTACTTCCTGCTTGCTAACATTATAATTTTGTCTCAATCTCTCTACAGTCTTTGAAGTTGCACTATCATTATCAAGTAGTCGTAAATAGTGGGCGTTAAGGCTATTCATGTTAGCAAAATCAAGTTTAGCCGGTGATTTACCGAGCGAATCAAGATTAAACCATTTTATAGCCTGATCCATTGAAATAATTTCATCATCGCCGTGGCTCCAACCAAGACGCAATAAATAATTACACACACTTTCCGGTAAATATCCCATATCTTTATAAGCTGCAACGCCTAAGGCTCCATGCCTTTTCGATAATTTTGCCCCGTCTGCTCCATGAATTAGCGGTATATGAGTCATGCTTGGTACGGCATAGCCGCAAGCCTGATAAATAGCGATTTGTCTTGCTGCATTGGTTAAATGATCATCACCTCTAATAATATGAGTTATACCCATATCGTGATCGTCTACTACAACCGCTAGCATGTAAGTAGCAGTGCCATCGCTACGCAATAACACCATATCGTCAATATGAGAATTTTCTATTACTACATCGCCTTGTAAAGTATCACGAATTGTTATACTACCTTCGCGTGGGGTTTTTAGACGTATTACCGGCTTAATATCAGTAGGGTAGGCCGCAGGATCTTTGTCACGCCAATCGCTATTAAAAATAAAATACTGCTTATTTTCTAAAGCTTTTTGTCGCTGTTTTTCTATTTCTTCTTGGCTAGTAAAACAATAATATGCTTTACCTGCTTGCAGTAATTTTAGTGCAGTTTCTTTGTAAAGATCATTACGTTTTGACTGAAATATAACTTCACCGTCCCAATCAAGACCTAGCCATTTTAGACCTGAGAATATAGCTTCTACAGCTTCGTTTGTGGATCTTTCTTTATCAGTATCTTCAATGCGAAGCAAAAACTTACCGTTATGATGCCTTGCAAATAAATAGTTAAACAAAGCGGTTCTTGCCGAACCTATATGTAAAAACCCCGTTGGTGACGGAGCAAATCTAGTAATTACGTTAGTCATTTATTATATCCTCCTATTTACCCACTACTTGATCACGGGATCCAGTCTTTTTTAATTTTTTCTGGATACTGTAGTCAAGTCACGGATTACATCTAATGTGTGTTTCTTTCTAAATACATAAAATAATTTACTTCTATATTGTCGCTTAATTTCCATTCATTTTTAGCCATATCATATATCAAACCTTTCAGCTCCTTAATTTCAATACCGGTATCTGTAAGCATTTCATAAATTTCCGAGGGTTTTAAAAATTTACTATAATTATGAGTGTTTTTCGGTACCCAGCCTAAAATATATTCAGCAACTATTATTCCGAGTATATAAGCTTTTTTCATGCGGTTAATCGTAGAAATTATTGCTATACCGTTTGGTTTAATATGCTGCACCAAATTTAGTATAAATTGCTGTACGTTTTCTACATGCTCAATAACCTCAAGACAAATTACCACATCATATAGCTTATTGCTCTTTAATTCTTCTATAGTAGATTGTAAATAATTTATCTTTACACCGTTTTCCTTAGCATAAGCAGTTGCTGTTTCAATGTTACTTTGCAGTGCATCAATAGCCGTAACGTTAAAACCTTGCGCCGCTAGAGGAGTTGCAATTAATCCTCCCCCACAACCTACGTCTAATATTTCTAATTTAGAAATATCGTTGTAATGTGAGGTTATTTTCTCTATTATATACTCAAGACGAATAGGGTTTATACAGTGTAAGATACCGAAATCTCCGTCCTTATTCCACCAATTATGAGAAATTTTCTCAAATTTTTCTAATTCTTTTTTATCAATTGAAGACATAGTCTATAGGTATATTATATGATTCTTTCCAATGTCATCCCGTGGCTTCTTGACTACAGGATCCAGAAACAATTTTATAATACTAACAATTTTAGTATTTTTCCTGGATTTCTGCTTTCACTGGAATGACATGAATATTATCCCACTGTGCAACAAATATATATAATATATTGAGATGACTTTAATAATACTAGCCTTAATTTTAATTAGCTGCATATTTGCTCCCCTTGGCTGCATTGCCTTATGGAAGAGATATATTTATTTCAGTGACGGACTTGCTCATAGCAGTTTTTTAGCAGCTAGCATAAGTATTATAGCACATTTCCCATTAATATATTCAGGCATAATAGTTGCGATTCTTTTTTCGTTTTTTGTGTTCATTTTTAAAAATAATGCTGAAAAAAATGCAGTTATTAACTTAATTTCTAGCTTTATGTTAGCTATAGCTTTAGTTATTAATTATTTTACTTCTTTGCAAAATAATATAGTAAATTTGTTGTTTGGAGATATTTTATCTGTATCTTTTAATGATTTTATTATACTTGCAATAGTGTTAATAACTATTATAGGTTTTATAATATATTTTTATAATCAAATTCTTCTTATAATTATCAATAGGGATATTGCGGTTATAAAAGGCTTAAAGGTTAATATTATTGAGCTAATATTTTTACTTTTGCTCTCATTATCGGTATTTTCTGCTATAAAGATTGTTGGGGTACTTATGGTGACTGCTATTTTACTTATTCCTGCTATGATCGCACGGTTTATGTCATATAGTCCCTCTCAGATGATTATAATATCAATTCTTATCTCTTTATTTATTAATTTTTGTGCTGCACTGAGCTCTTTCTATTTTGATCTGCCTTTAACTCCAATATTTATCATAATAGGTGTGTTGATTTATGGTTTGCTGTATTTAAAGCAATTATTTGTGGATTAACGTAGTAGTTAGTTGGACGAATGTTCAGGATGTCATTCCCGCGTAGGCGGGGAATTTAGTAAACCATATAAAAACCTTGTTTTATATGGTTATCAAGTATGTACTATATACTATTTATTGTGGATTCCCTCTTTCGTGGGAATGACATCCTGAGCGTATTTTGTGAAGCATGTGTAATAACGCCGATCAAGTCGATGGATGTTGAGAAGTTAATTCACAATGATTCCTACTTTAAAAACTACCAAATAGTGCTATTAATATTACTTTACTTGTATATAAGGAATATTGTCTATTAAGTTGTGTTATACCTTCTTCAAGGCTTGTCTTAGGCTTATATTTCGATTTTTTAATGCCTTCTTCAATTTTTTCCTATTTGGTGTATTGAGAAATTCAATAGTATAATCAATATCTTCTTGGGTTTCATAAAATTCTGTAATAGTTATCTTATCTTGTTGCCAAGTCTGTAGTAAACTTATTAGATATTTTCTAGTGACTACAAATGATGCTATTATGTACTGACATATATTTTCCTTTTGTAAAAATTCATTGTATATACCTATCCACGTTTTTCATTATTTCAAGATAGTCAATCTTACCATTTGCAAGCAGAGGTATTTCTGAATCGGTAATAATTACTTTCGGTAAATGTAATAAAGAAATTTGAGCTTTAGATACGACATCTGTAAAGTTTTTGCTATTTATAATGGAACCGGTAGTAAATAAAATAATCTTTTCTCCGTGTGTTTTGTCAGGGACAGAAATAGCGGCATGCAGAGAGTCAGGATCAATCTCACTTGCAAGTTCTTCAATTTTTGTAAGAGATATCATGTACCCTGCTATTTTAGCAAAGTGCTTAACACGTCCTAAAATTGTTATATATCCTTCAGAATCTATTTTGACTATATCGTTGGTGTCGTACCATTCTCTATAAGTATGGTTATTTTCTGATTCTAAGTAACCAAGCATTATATTAGGTCCCCTGATGAATAAACGTTCCCCTTCATTTATTCCTTCTACTTTTTCAAGTTTATAATCAATTTTTGGTAATAATCTTCCGACCGTGCCTGCTTTATTGTGCATAGGAGTATTACAAGCTATAATAGGTGATGCTTCTGTAATCCCATATCCTTCAAAAATACGTATGCCGTATTTATTAAGCCAAAATTTTCTTGTAGATTCTTTTAATTTTTCGCTACCGGCAAATATATAGCGTAATGAGTAAAAATCATATGGGTGAGCGTAATTAGCATAACCATTTAAAAAAGTATCGGTAGAAATTAATATGGTTGCGCCGACATCGTATATAACTTCAGGAATAGTACTATAATTTAGTGGAGAAGGATATAAAAATAGCTTAATACCGTTTAAAGTTGTAATAATTGCACCTCCAAGACCAAAACAATGAAATAAAGGTAATGAGTTAAATACTATATCTTCAGGGCTAAAAGGTACTTTAGCAGTTATTTGATATCTATTAGTTTGTAAATTTCTGTGAGATAGTAATACGGCTTTAGGTTCTCCTTCAGTACCTGAAGTAAAAATGATCACTGACGGTTTTTCGTCATCACGATTACGACACAAATAATTGTAATAAGTGTGTGCAAAATAACTACCTATTTTGGCTTTTAGTTTTAGAGCTATACTAATCTGATTTGTAAAATCTTCTAAATATATTATTTTAATACCGAAATCTAATAAGTTGGTTATCAATTCATGTAAATTTGCTTTCTCGATAAATTGTTTTGAGGTGTAAACTACTTTGATTTGTGCAAGTTTACAGGACTTAATAATAGTACTTATGCTGCTACTCCAATTAATTATAGCAGGAACATAATCGCTAGATTGCATAGCATAAAAAGCAATTAATGTATTTGTGGTATTAGGTAACATTAAGCCTAAATTTCTGCCAAAGATGTTGTTCGTTTTGATTAAATTACCGAGAATAAAAGATTTTAATATTAACTCTCGATAAGTAACCACATTATTTTCAAAATCATCAACTATTTTTTTCTTAAATCCATGAATTTTAGCGGCTTCTATAAGAGACGAAAATAAAGTATTTTTATAGTCTGAACTCTCAAACATCATGTCAGCCATGATATCATAAAGAGTCCTCGCTATATAACTGCGTCGTTCTTGATTACTTACAGCATTCATATTAGCAAATTTTACCGGCGGTAAAACCGTTATAGTAATTTTAGGGAATATTTTTCTTTTTAATATGTGTTTTAATTTTGATAAGTGAGTAAATTGAGTTCCGTCTATTCTAACCGGTAAAATGGTAGCACCGGCTTTATCGGCAATCATGCCCGGACCTTCATAAATTTTCATTAAAGAGCCGGTAACGCTTATCCTACCTTCTGGAAAGATAGCGACTTTTTGTTCTTTTTGTACTTCTTTTATTAAGGTCTTTATTGCCATTGGATTACTTGGATCAACCGGCAAAGTTTTTGCCATACGTAAAAATGGTTTAATCCACCATATTTTTTGTATATCGGGACTAATTGCAAAAGTCATTTCTTCACGTAAGTAAGTAGCAATTAGTGGTGGATCAAGATATGAAATATGATTAGCAACTACTACTACTTTTTTGCCTGCTTTTTGAAAATTTTTAAATCCTTTAACTTCAACCTTATACATAAGGTCAAAACAGATTTGTAATATTCTCCGCAATAGTGTATACGGAATAATTTTAACTTCAGGTATTAATTGGTAAATATGTATAGTAACGATTATATTAGCTAGGCTAATAAATAATATAATCCAGGGTATAGTGAAATTTAGGTAAAATAATAAAGATAAAATAATTGTTGATCCCATCATGAAAATGGAATTGATAAGATTGTTAACAGCAATAATTCTGCTACGATGAGCAGGGTTTGCGTAATGCTGTAATATTGCAAAAAGTGGAACGAGATATAAACCGCCTATTGCTGCTAAGAAAAATAAATCGATAACTATGCGCCAATTATGTCTTTTCGATAAAAATACTAAAATACTTTTTAGTTGAGTAGGTTCGTAGTTAACTGAACTAATTCTACTTGCAAAGAATAAATCAATACCGAAAATACTGATACCTAGTGCTGAAATAAATAGATATTTAACGGTAATTTCATCTTCAAATATTTTGCTACATAAAAACGCACCAACCCCAACACCAAGGGAGAAAACTGCTAAGAATAAGTTAGCAACATTCTCATCGGCTTTAAAAGTTATCTTAGCAAGTAAAGGTATTTGAGAAATTATAGCAGCTCCGATAAACCAAAACCATGAAATGCCGAGTATAGCTAGATATATCTGTTTTTTTGCTTTAGCATATTTAATCATGTTGATGCTTTCATCTATAATATTTAAATTTATTTTAATATCACGATTTGCGTTACCCGATTTTGGTACAAAAAGGCTTGTAATGAAGCCGAGAAAGGCAATGGTAATTAAGGAATAAATTATAAAATTATTGCTGATTGTATAATAGCTACCGATTATAGTACCGATAAAAATACTGAGAAAAGTTCCAGCTTCAACAAAGCCGTTAGCTCCAAGTAATTCGTATTTATTGAGGTGATCGGGTATTACGCTATATTTGATTGGACCGAAAAAAGTAGAGTGTATACCCATTAAGCAAATAGAACAAAACAGTATTAGCAGATTATTATAATGAAATCCATAAATTGTAAAGGCAATTATACCGATTTCACAAATCTTAATTATTTTAATAAGATTAGCACGTTCATATTTATCGGCAATTTGTCCTGCTATGCTTGCGCATATTATAAAGGGTAGTACAAAAGTAGCATTAGCAATTAAAACAAGTAGATTATTATATTTACTTAAAGCTCCTGAAATACTGTAAGTAATAAGAATTACAATAGCATTTTTTAATATATTATCATTAAGACAACCACATAATTGTATTATAAAATTTGGTAAAAATCGTCTATCTTTGAAAAGATATAATTTATTTGTGTCCATAACATCAAAATACTATGAAATTTATATTAATATGTCAAATCGGGTTTATTGCCAATATTATTCTTTTCCTTTTGGACTTTTTTCCTTCTTTGTAAATTCTTCTTTAAGGCAATTGATAAGTCATTAAATTTGGCCGTTGATTTGACGCTTTTCGGTTTTTCTTTAGTATCTTCGATAGATGACATAAATAATTATCTTTTCAGGGTAACATTATTATATTATACTATCGATATTTTCAAAAATAAAACTATAAAATAAATATCTATGAATCAAAGTAATATAATATCTCCTGAGTTACTGGATGAGAGAAAAAATATTGCAAGGCAAGGGGGCGGTGAAGCTAGAATCAATGCACAACATCACAAAGGTAAGTTAACTGCACGTGAGCGGATAGAAGTATTATTAGATCCAAATAGCTTTACCGAAACAGGTATGTTTGTAGCACATAGATGCGCTAATTTCGGGATGCAGGATAAAAAGTTTTTAGGTGACGGTGTTGTAACGGGACACGGTACAATAAATGGTAGGTTGGTATTTATTTATAGCCAAGATTTTACCGTACTCGGGGGCTCACTCGGTGAATATCATGCTAAGAAAATCTGTGATATTATCGATCAAGCTATAGCAACCGCTGCTCCCGTAATCGGTATTAACGATTCAGGAGGAGCAAGAATTCAAGAAGGTGTAGATGCGCTTGCCGGATACGGTGAATTATTTCAGCGTAATGTTTTAGCTTCAGGTGTTATTCCACAAATTACTTTAATTATGGGACCTTGTGCCGGTGGTGCAGTATATTCTCCTGCCTTAACCGATTTTATATTTATGGTTAAGAATAGTTCTTATATGTTCGTAACCGGTCCTGATGTAGTAAAAACTGTTACGGGTGAAGAAGTGAGTCAAGAAAAGCTCGGCGGTGCTAGGATGCAT contains:
- the groL gene encoding chaperonin GroEL (60 kDa chaperone family; promotes refolding of misfolded polypeptides especially under stressful conditions; forms two stacked rings of heptamers to form a barrel-shaped 14mer; ends can be capped by GroES; misfolded proteins enter the barrel where they are refolded when GroES binds); amino-acid sequence: MATKLIKHGSEAREEMLKGVDILANAVKVTLGPKGRNVLIEQSFGAPKITKDGVTVAKSIELKEKIRNAGAQLLKSAATKAAEVAGDGTTTATVLARALAREGNKLVAAGYNPMDLKRGMDLAVNTVVEEIKKSSKKINSQEEIAQVGTISSNGDKEIGEKIAKAMEEVGKEGVITVEEAKNFSFDVEVVKGMMFDRGYLSPYFVTNSEKMVAELENPFILLFEKKLSNLQPMLPILEAVVQSQRPLLIIAEDVEGEALATLVVNRLRGGLKVAAVKAPGFGDRRKAMMEDIAILTKGELITEDLGMKLENVSIKSLGTAKRVTISKENTVIVDGSGDKKSIEDRVLQIKSQIAETTSDYDKEKLQERLAKLSGGVAVLKVGGATEVEVKERKDRVEDALAATRAAVEEGVVAGGGVTLLHTSQILTKLKVENKDQQAGIEIVIEALKDPLKQIVENAGENGGVVVGKLLEHKDKNFGFNAQDMQYVDMIQAGIIDPAKVVRTALQDAASVASLIITTETLIVDEPSKEEPMPMRGSGMGGMGGMDF
- a CDS encoding bifunctional (p)ppGpp synthetase/guanosine-3',5'-bis(diphosphate) 3'-pyrophosphohydrolase; translation: MLQRVIKHLNHNLSKHDITAQITGRIKHPISILYKLYRKGIKLEELTDIFAIRIVVIDEEKCYKALKVVHNLYEYEKDKFKNYILNPKPNGYQSLHTIIITEDNYKIEIQIRDHKMHYHAESGEAAHWKYKNSF
- a CDS encoding invasion associated locus B family protein, coding for MKDYVKKIAFVFSGLFIITGNFVLYSIQNVNASTTPKKYGAWTLNCTLNEKKKLCFLSQQINNLEKDKEKEILAIYHIGYFNQEQEEQELKIIEIVPSNVQIPAGTIINSGDKRIAAGKYVNCTVNGCQALATITQNDLDIILSNNNYVELITADGKQAKISFIKDGLKEGIKALSR
- the gltX gene encoding glutamate--tRNA ligase; its protein translation is MTNVITRFAPSPTGFLHIGSARTALFNYLFARHHNGKFLLRIEDTDKERSTNEAVEAIFSGLKWLGLDWDGEVIFQSKRNDLYKETALKLLQAGKAYYCFTSQEEIEKQRQKALENKQYFIFNSDWRDKDPAAYPTDIKPVIRLKTPREGSITIRDTLQGDVVIENSHIDDMVLLRSDGTATYMLAVVVDDHDMGITHIIRGDDHLTNAARQIAIYQACGYAVPSMTHIPLIHGADGAKLSKRHGALGVAAYKDMGYLPESVCNYLLRLGWSHGDDEIISMDQAIKWFNLDSLGKSPAKLDFANMNSLNAHYLRLLDNDSATSKTVERLRQNYNVSKQEVIYINQAIRSLLVRSETLLDLVQLAQIYLVDSPIIYKQDAKEIIENCDKDLIKQVIENLNKLKQFDKESVQNKFKEIATHNGLKLNELMKPVRALITGMTASPSVFEIAEILGKENILKRLKII
- the ubiG gene encoding bifunctional 2-polyprenyl-6-hydroxyphenol methylase/3-demethylubiquinol 3-O-methyltransferase UbiG, giving the protein MSSIDKKELEKFEKISHNWWNKDGDFGILHCINPIRLEYIIEKITSHYNDISKLEILDVGCGGGLIATPLAAQGFNVTAIDALQSNIETATAYAKENGVKINYLQSTIEELKSNKLYDVVICLEVIEHVENVQQFILNLVQHIKPNGIAIISTINRMKKAYILGIIVAEYILGWVPKNTHNYSKFLKPSEIYEMLTDTGIEIKELKGLIYDMAKNEWKLSDNIEVNYFMYLERNTH
- a CDS encoding metal ABC transporter permease; its protein translation is MTLIILALILISCIFAPLGCIALWKRYIYFSDGLAHSSFLAASISIIAHFPLIYSGIIVAILFSFFVFIFKNNAEKNAVINLISSFMLAIALVINYFTSLQNNIVNLLFGDILSVSFNDFIILAIVLITIIGFIIYFYNQILLIIINRDIAVIKGLKVNIIELIFLLLLSLSVFSAIKIVGVLMVTAILLIPAMIARFMSYSPSQMIIISILISLFINFCAALSSFYFDLPLTPIFIIIGVLIYGLLYLKQLFVD
- a CDS encoding acyl-[ACP]--phospholipid O-acyltransferase, producing the protein MDTNKLYLFKDRRFLPNFIIQLCGCLNDNILKNAIVILITYSISGALSKYNNLLVLIANATFVLPFIICASIAGQIADKYERANLIKIIKICEIGIIAFTIYGFHYNNLLILFCSICLMGIHSTFFGPIKYSVIPDHLNKYELLGANGFVEAGTFLSIFIGTIIGSYYTISNNFIIYSLITIAFLGFITSLFVPKSGNANRDIKINLNIIDESINMIKYAKAKKQIYLAILGISWFWFIGAAIISQIPLLAKITFKADENVANLFLAVFSLGVGVGAFLCSKIFEDEITVKYLFISALGISIFGIDLFFASRISSVNYEPTQLKSILVFLSKRHNWRIVIDLFFLAAIGGLYLVPLFAILQHYANPAHRSRIIAVNNLINSIFMMGSTIILSLLFYLNFTIPWIILFISLANIIVTIHIYQLIPEVKIIPYTLLRRILQICFDLMYKVEVKGFKNFQKAGKKVVVVANHISYLDPPLIATYLREEMTFAISPDIQKIWWIKPFLRMAKTLPVDPSNPMAIKTLIKEVQKEQKVAIFPEGRISVTGSLMKIYEGPGMIADKAGATILPVRIDGTQFTHLSKLKHILKRKIFPKITITVLPPVKFANMNAVSNQERRSYIARTLYDIMADMMFESSDYKNTLFSSLIEAAKIHGFKKKIVDDFENNVVTYRELILKSFILGNLIKTNNIFGRNLGLMLPNTTNTLIAFYAMQSSDYVPAIINWSSSISTIIKSCKLAQIKVVYTSKQFIEKANLHELITNLLDFGIKIIYLEDFTNQISIALKLKAKIGSYFAHTYYNYLCRNRDDEKPSVIIFTSGTEGEPKAVLLSHRNLQTNRYQITAKVPFSPEDIVFNSLPLFHCFGLGGAIITTLNGIKLFLYPSPLNYSTIPEVIYDVGATILISTDTFLNGYANYAHPYDFYSLRYIFAGSEKLKESTRKFWLNKYGIRIFEGYGITEASPIIACNTPMHNKAGTVGRLLPKIDYKLEKVEGINEGERLFIRGPNIMLGYLESENNHTYREWYDTNDIVKIDSEGYITILGRVKHFAKIAGYMISLTKIEELASEIDPDSLHAAISVPDKTHGEKIILFTTGSIINSKNFTDVVSKAQISLLHLPKVIITDSEIPLLANGKIDYLEIMKNVDRYIQ